One stretch of [Limnothrix rosea] IAM M-220 DNA includes these proteins:
- a CDS encoding Tfp pilus assembly protein FimT/FimU: MNNTQDQGFTILELLAALAIIGILSAITTPLIMWANKPLQNGTYQAAGIFSQGRSRAIATTSALRIQPNPSNPEHSFIVQASDTRSCDPNTTVLTGAIATDSNQLAVVSTQGFAAGDRLKIGDDETENVVLTTDSNSATLTLGKPIGTAHSSGTTVEIIANWQNDKTFFQEDMTLPDTVKMIGNLADWELCFDSRGIATVSDTFGIAEDDLEITLISEKSQKEGKIIVFQGGMIDSVVIQPKDDIVVAALEDAETNTSNGSSAAATGSSTTTNDPSNNGSNATSNDNGTSTDTPPQPNPDYQLDEGVIVPSTSPTNNTTPETNTGAIDDNSFDSENLTFEQRRAVYQEWLDQNEYYQSILQGTETVDRDSEPYKEFVKEIIEKLTWLYS; this comes from the coding sequence ATGAATAACACCCAAGACCAAGGTTTCACAATATTGGAACTGTTAGCGGCTCTTGCCATTATTGGCATTCTTTCGGCTATCACGACTCCTTTAATAATGTGGGCAAACAAGCCTTTACAAAACGGTACGTATCAGGCGGCTGGTATTTTTTCTCAAGGGCGATCGCGGGCGATCGCCACCACTTCTGCGCTGCGTATTCAACCGAATCCCAGTAATCCAGAGCATTCATTTATTGTCCAAGCTTCAGATACCCGTAGCTGCGATCCAAATACGACAGTACTGACCGGAGCTATTGCCACGGATAGCAATCAATTAGCTGTTGTTTCTACACAAGGCTTTGCGGCAGGCGATCGCCTCAAAATTGGCGATGATGAAACAGAAAATGTGGTTCTCACAACTGACAGTAACAGCGCCACTCTGACCCTAGGCAAACCCATTGGTACAGCCCATAGCTCCGGTACAACCGTAGAAATTATAGCCAACTGGCAAAACGATAAAACCTTCTTCCAAGAAGATATGACCCTGCCCGACACCGTCAAAATGATCGGGAATCTAGCGGACTGGGAGCTTTGTTTTGATAGTCGCGGCATTGCCACCGTCAGCGATACCTTTGGCATTGCAGAAGACGACCTAGAAATCACTCTCATTAGCGAAAAAAGCCAAAAAGAAGGAAAAATCATAGTCTTCCAAGGCGGCATGATCGACTCCGTGGTCATTCAACCCAAAGACGACATTGTGGTGGCAGCCCTAGAAGATGCCGAGACCAATACATCAAATGGGAGCTCCGCAGCAGCAACAGGTTCTTCAACAACCACCAACGACCCTAGCAATAATGGCTCCAACGCGACATCTAACGACAACGGCACATCAACAGACACTCCACCACAACCCAACCCAGACTATCAATTAGATGAAGGTGTCATCGTTCCTTCCACTTCACCCACAAACAATACAACACCGGAAACCAACACAGGAGCCATTGATGACAATAGCTTTGACAGCGAAAACCTCACATTCGAGCAGAGACGCGCTGTCTACCAAGAATGGTTAGACCAAAATGAATATTATCAGAGCATTCTTCAAGGCACAGAAACTGTAGATAGAGACAGCGAGCCCTACAAAGAATTCGTCAAAGAAATCATTGAAAAATTAACTTGGTTGTATTCCTAA
- a CDS encoding prepilin-type N-terminal cleavage/methylation domain-containing protein has product MLFYFNKLLSQQSSSVENHGGFSLIESIVSLLIFVVTFSLASPLFVAQQKNNITNEIRTGAVSLSQQVLDNLRLETSLTLGETNESSISSLGRTYGYTQFVCTDRPSVAPDNSVSCDTTVDVNNPMRYILLQIDYNEETIYTVETIYTDIK; this is encoded by the coding sequence ATGCTTTTTTACTTCAATAAGCTTCTATCCCAGCAATCTTCATCAGTGGAAAACCATGGGGGATTTTCACTCATTGAGTCAATTGTTTCTTTGCTAATTTTTGTGGTTACCTTCTCCCTTGCTTCACCACTTTTTGTTGCACAGCAGAAAAATAATATTACCAATGAAATTCGTACAGGCGCTGTCTCTTTATCACAACAAGTTTTAGATAATTTACGTCTCGAAACATCCCTGACGCTCGGTGAAACCAATGAAAGTAGTATTAGCAGCCTCGGCCGAACCTATGGATACACACAATTTGTTTGTACTGATAGACCCAGTGTTGCCCCTGATAACTCTGTGTCTTGTGACACCACAGTAGATGTCAACAACCCAATGAGATATATACTACTGCAAATTGATTACAATGAAGAGACCATCTATACAGTGGAAACCATCTACACAGACATCAAATAA
- the phnD gene encoding phosphonate ABC transporter substrate-binding protein — translation MHRQQFLRLLLGFAAATGGQALKGCQQPLFKDTPEIRRELKFGILTTESKADLLPLWQPFLADLSQAIGLPVQPFFARQYSSLIEAMRSEAIQIAWFGGKTYIEAATVADAEAFALTVSDKGSRGYYAHLITHGDRPWLQKTGSQPPTKYLLSQGQDLTFAFNDVNSTSGYLVPMYYLFTKNEINPRTYFKKISFLGNHEATALAIADQKVDVATSNSEALERFAEKFPDKTQALRIIWTSPLIPADPIAYTNKLPDDLKTKIRNFFHHYNNQGILQSLNWSKFEAATDADWHPIRELKIGKQILDIQQNEAIAQPDKVKIIRNLEQKLADLQTTGNE, via the coding sequence ATGCATAGGCAACAGTTCCTGCGGTTACTCCTCGGATTTGCCGCCGCCACTGGTGGTCAAGCCCTCAAAGGATGCCAACAGCCATTATTTAAAGATACCCCAGAGATTCGACGAGAATTAAAATTTGGCATTTTAACAACTGAATCAAAGGCGGATTTATTGCCCCTCTGGCAACCTTTTTTGGCGGATTTATCCCAGGCCATTGGTTTACCGGTGCAGCCCTTTTTTGCGCGGCAATATTCCAGTCTCATTGAGGCCATGCGCTCAGAGGCGATTCAAATCGCTTGGTTTGGTGGCAAAACCTATATTGAAGCGGCAACCGTCGCCGACGCAGAGGCCTTTGCCTTAACTGTATCCGATAAAGGGAGTCGAGGTTATTATGCCCACCTGATCACCCATGGCGATCGCCCTTGGCTACAAAAGACTGGGTCACAGCCGCCGACAAAATATTTGCTCAGTCAAGGGCAAGATCTGACATTTGCCTTTAATGATGTGAATTCCACTTCGGGTTATCTCGTGCCAATGTATTATTTGTTTACCAAAAATGAGATTAATCCCCGTACCTACTTTAAAAAAATAAGTTTCCTCGGTAACCACGAAGCCACAGCTCTGGCGATCGCCGACCAAAAAGTCGATGTTGCCACGAGTAATAGTGAAGCCCTAGAGCGCTTCGCAGAAAAATTCCCCGACAAAACTCAAGCCCTGCGCATTATTTGGACATCACCCCTCATTCCCGCCGATCCCATTGCCTACACCAATAAGCTACCCGATGATCTCAAAACGAAAATTCGCAATTTCTTCCACCACTACAACAATCAAGGCATATTACAGTCTCTAAATTGGTCAAAATTTGAAGCCGCAACCGATGCCGACTGGCATCCCATTCGTGAACTAAAAATCGGCAAACAAATCCTTGATATTCAACAAAATGAGGCGATCGCCCAGCCGGATAAAGTCAAAATTATCCGCAATCTAGAACAAAAACTCGCTGATTTACAAACGACGGGTAACGAATAA
- a CDS encoding sensor histidine kinase: protein MNSAAPIKPIFRQLLLGFGASLTIVGFGATWLNYRIIHRDLERQINIRASSITQSLQISSEGLIDLGYFPLLERVVTNYATLPEVKEVAIVDPQGITISHSLVTQINRPFAEIHPSLRGLVEAASTTGQTQSQRMHLEGHSTFVEVLPFSNMMFGAGGQRGVAIAILDLEPLEREARKTFIISNSAIAAGILLILGIMGYVIHRGILSPLMRLNQAVENSKTSGNFSFDAGKLNNEITFLAHTFNDVYQQLATYEELETEVQQRKEAEIALRESEAEERRKAEALAATIKELKETQIQLIQTEKMSSLGQMVAGLAHEINNPVNFIHNNLVCANGYLKDLIDLSSLYRNIYGDTHPEIRQKIDDIDFDFIQEDAAKLFCSLLNGSERIYNLVVSLRNFSRLDQAEQKNVDIHEGIESTLLILNNRLERLKNTSVPPIQVVKNYGELPLAHCYASQLNQVFMNLLSNAIDALEEKVDGIITITTKYLDSGYLKVAIADNGCGIPEGIRDSLFDPFFTTKTVGKGTGLGLSISYKIIVEEHNGKLYCESEVGVGTSFTLEIPC, encoded by the coding sequence GTGAATTCTGCTGCCCCAATAAAACCCATTTTTCGCCAACTCCTTTTGGGATTTGGTGCTTCCCTCACCATTGTGGGCTTTGGGGCAACATGGCTCAACTACCGTATTATTCACCGGGACCTTGAACGGCAAATTAACATTCGCGCCTCTTCTATTACCCAATCGCTCCAAATCTCCTCAGAAGGTCTCATTGATCTTGGCTATTTTCCACTCCTAGAGCGTGTCGTCACCAACTATGCAACCCTCCCAGAGGTAAAGGAAGTCGCAATTGTTGATCCCCAAGGCATAACCATTAGTCATAGCCTTGTTACCCAGATCAATCGACCCTTTGCGGAAATCCATCCCAGTCTTCGCGGTCTTGTTGAAGCGGCCTCTACCACTGGACAAACCCAAAGCCAACGCATGCATCTCGAAGGTCACTCTACTTTTGTTGAGGTGCTGCCCTTTAGTAATATGATGTTCGGCGCTGGGGGACAACGGGGGGTGGCGATCGCCATTCTGGATTTAGAGCCCTTAGAACGGGAAGCGCGCAAAACATTTATTATCTCTAATTCGGCGATCGCCGCCGGCATTTTATTGATTTTGGGGATCATGGGCTACGTTATCCATCGCGGTATCCTGTCGCCCCTCATGAGGCTCAACCAAGCCGTAGAAAATAGCAAAACCAGCGGCAACTTTAGCTTTGATGCCGGCAAACTAAACAACGAAATCACCTTCCTCGCCCATACCTTTAACGACGTTTATCAGCAGCTGGCCACCTACGAAGAACTCGAAACAGAAGTCCAACAGCGCAAAGAAGCAGAAATCGCCCTCCGGGAAAGCGAAGCAGAAGAACGCCGCAAAGCAGAAGCCCTCGCCGCGACCATCAAGGAACTCAAAGAAACCCAAATTCAACTCATCCAAACCGAAAAAATGTCCAGTCTCGGACAAATGGTGGCTGGCCTTGCCCACGAAATTAATAATCCCGTCAATTTCATTCACAACAATTTAGTTTGTGCCAATGGCTATCTCAAGGATCTCATCGACCTGAGTAGCCTTTATCGCAACATTTACGGCGACACCCACCCCGAAATTCGCCAAAAAATCGATGACATTGATTTTGACTTTATTCAAGAAGATGCCGCAAAGCTTTTTTGCTCTTTATTAAACGGCTCCGAACGGATTTATAACCTTGTTGTTTCCCTGAGAAATTTCTCCCGCCTCGATCAGGCCGAACAAAAAAATGTTGATATTCACGAAGGGATTGAAAGTACATTACTGATTCTGAATAATCGCCTAGAACGTCTCAAAAATACTTCTGTTCCACCGATTCAAGTGGTTAAAAATTATGGTGAATTACCTTTAGCCCATTGCTATGCCAGTCAGCTGAACCAAGTGTTTATGAATTTACTGAGTAATGCCATTGATGCCTTAGAGGAAAAGGTTGATGGCATTATTACGATCACCACGAAATATCTTGATTCTGGCTATCTTAAGGTGGCGATCGCCGACAATGGTTGCGGTATTCCCGAAGGTATTCGTGATTCTTTATTTGATCCTTTTTTCACCACAAAAACCGTTGGTAAAGGTACAGGTTTAGGGCTATCGATCAGCTACAAAATTATTGTGGAAGAGCATAACGGTAAATTATATTGCGAATCAGAAGTGGGCGTTGGCACAAGCTTTACCCTCGAAATTCCCTGCTAG
- a CDS encoding MFS transporter, translating to MGQRNIAANIRKLWLLKGLESAWFPIPTLIIFYESHGISLEQGVLLKAILSGAIFLGEIPSGYFADRLGRKTSLICGAFLWLLGWLIYCTQGSFSWFAMAEILVGLGGSLMSGADSAIAYDSLLQLGRKSEYRAWEGKAIAITGLTEAVCGLVGAWVAATNLVYPFYLQTGCIFLYLLLALTLREPTIHHSQETPRWRSLIPAIQKIFTARPFLRWLLLFSATLSCGSFLIVWLSQEYLVQNGLKLTQLGWAWLILHGALAIASGNAAKISTHHYPVVFASLPILLAIAYISLGLTQSLWGIIFIIAIYIVRGFNSPLVLSTLHDHIPSNLRATLISVNSFLFRLIFFAFAPLLGLVSRLSNFSMSLIFTGIFLGAIAFYAYWHIKPTLHTPPP from the coding sequence ATGGGTCAACGAAATATTGCGGCAAATATCCGTAAACTTTGGTTATTAAAAGGATTAGAGTCGGCTTGGTTTCCGATCCCCACCCTAATCATTTTCTACGAATCCCACGGCATCTCCCTTGAGCAGGGCGTTCTTCTTAAAGCAATTTTGTCTGGGGCAATTTTTCTGGGCGAAATTCCTTCTGGCTATTTTGCCGATCGCCTTGGTCGGAAAACGAGCTTAATTTGTGGTGCTTTTTTGTGGCTTTTGGGCTGGCTTATTTATTGTACCCAAGGCAGTTTTAGCTGGTTTGCTATGGCTGAAATTTTAGTGGGGCTAGGCGGCAGTTTGATGTCTGGTGCAGATAGTGCGATCGCCTACGATAGTCTTTTGCAACTGGGTCGAAAATCAGAATATCGAGCTTGGGAAGGGAAGGCGATCGCCATTACAGGTTTAACCGAAGCCGTATGTGGTTTAGTCGGGGCATGGGTGGCCGCGACAAACTTGGTTTATCCCTTTTATCTGCAAACAGGCTGTATTTTCCTCTATCTCTTGCTGGCGCTAACCTTACGAGAACCTACAATTCACCACTCTCAAGAAACACCACGATGGCGATCGCTGATTCCTGCCATTCAAAAGATTTTCACCGCGCGACCATTTTTGCGCTGGCTACTTTTGTTTTCAGCAACCCTCTCCTGCGGTTCATTCCTAATCGTGTGGCTCTCCCAAGAATATTTAGTGCAAAATGGCTTGAAGCTGACACAGCTCGGTTGGGCTTGGCTTATTCTCCATGGTGCTTTGGCGATCGCCTCCGGCAATGCCGCAAAAATTTCGACCCATCACTATCCCGTCGTTTTTGCCTCATTACCAATTTTGCTGGCGATCGCCTACATTAGCTTAGGGCTGACCCAGAGCCTATGGGGCATCATTTTTATTATTGCCATCTACATTGTGCGCGGCTTCAACTCACCACTGGTTTTAAGTACCCTCCACGACCACATCCCCTCCAACCTCCGGGCGACCCTCATCTCAGTCAATAGCTTTCTATTTCGCCTAATCTTCTTCGCCTTTGCCCCATTACTCGGCCTCGTTAGTCGCCTCAGCAACTTTAGTATGAGTCTCATCTTTACAGGTATTTTTCTGGGGGCGATCGCCTTTTATGCCTACTGGCACATCAAGCCCACATTACACACCCCCCCGCCATAA
- a CDS encoding adenylate/guanylate cyclase domain-containing protein: protein MTFSNAGSILATLSQFTQFNRSNALTERVQDISINEFVCLLDFITAEFQQFLRALDMINNEALETMLDQIMEAFTFKIGQILKAERTTIFLVDEEQQQLWSKIDRGHKNGPRNLRIPLKLGIAGHVAATAETLNIENAYEHPLFKKDIDERPGLQTKTLLCMPICSSTGKVVAVVQLVNKKGETSFDDQDEERFSEFASSIGIILETCQSFYIAARNQRGASALLKATSSLGQSLDLEATLQAVMEQARKLMQADRSTLFMLSRETSELWSKIDSADRTQKMEVRIPANRGIAGFVASTGQVLNITDAYADPRFDPSTDRRTGYETRTILCMPVFNSNSELIAVTQLINKEQGSFSASDEEFMQAFNIQAGIALENAKLFENVLTEKQYQKDILESLSDAVISTDLQGRIVTINDAALELLGYPAGEHHNETMRQLWECKLVDRPVWEVVPIDNLQARLEDSLQYGAKSYVPEQDLHLASYCPPDRSCLLAVPQPLAPEEYLIWNEEEIADPAYLQPIDRNINLSVNPLTNGEGQVRGGLVVIEDISQEKRMKSTLYRYMTPGVAEQVMALGDENLMVGERRDVTILFSDIRGYTTLTENLEATEVVSLLNQYFETMVESVFDYHGTLDKFIGDALMAVFGAPLPLDDHAWMSIKSALDMRRRLDRFNHRRVVDNQPQIQFGIGISSGEVVSGNIGSQKRMDYTVIGDGVNVSARLESLTKQYLCDIIISEETLALCGDRLWVRELDKIRVKGKSKATKIYEVIQEREHHLTDNHHEFLDLYHRGRAAYMNKDFQRAIAAFKQAHKIHKHDQATLIHLRRAQRFSNNPPGKNWDGIYTMQTK, encoded by the coding sequence ATGACATTTTCAAACGCAGGCAGTATTCTGGCAACACTCAGCCAATTTACCCAATTCAACCGTTCCAATGCCTTAACCGAAAGAGTACAAGATATTTCGATTAACGAATTTGTCTGCCTCCTAGACTTTATTACCGCCGAGTTCCAGCAGTTCCTGCGCGCCCTCGACATGATCAATAACGAAGCATTAGAAACAATGCTCGACCAGATCATGGAAGCCTTTACCTTCAAAATTGGCCAGATCCTTAAAGCAGAACGCACCACCATTTTCCTTGTCGACGAAGAACAACAACAACTCTGGTCAAAAATTGACCGCGGCCACAAAAATGGCCCCCGTAACCTACGCATTCCCCTCAAGCTCGGCATTGCCGGACATGTTGCCGCCACCGCTGAAACCCTAAACATTGAAAACGCCTACGAGCATCCCCTGTTCAAAAAAGATATCGACGAGCGTCCCGGCCTACAAACCAAAACCCTACTCTGCATGCCGATCTGTAGCAGCACAGGTAAAGTGGTTGCCGTTGTCCAACTCGTCAACAAAAAAGGCGAAACATCCTTTGACGACCAAGACGAAGAACGCTTTTCCGAATTCGCCTCATCCATCGGCATCATTCTCGAAACATGCCAATCCTTTTACATTGCCGCCCGCAACCAACGAGGTGCTTCAGCCCTCCTCAAAGCAACATCTAGCCTTGGCCAAAGCCTAGATTTAGAAGCGACCCTACAGGCAGTCATGGAGCAAGCCCGCAAACTGATGCAGGCAGATCGTAGCACCCTATTTATGCTGAGTCGCGAGACTAGCGAACTGTGGAGCAAAATCGATAGTGCTGACCGTACCCAGAAAATGGAAGTCCGTATTCCCGCCAACCGTGGTATCGCCGGATTTGTGGCCTCCACGGGTCAGGTGCTCAATATTACTGATGCCTATGCGGATCCCCGCTTTGACCCCTCGACGGATCGCCGCACCGGATATGAGACCCGCACCATTCTTTGTATGCCTGTATTTAACTCCAATAGTGAGCTGATTGCTGTTACCCAGCTCATCAATAAAGAACAGGGCAGTTTTAGCGCCTCCGATGAAGAGTTTATGCAGGCATTTAATATTCAAGCGGGTATTGCCCTCGAAAATGCCAAGCTCTTTGAAAATGTTTTAACGGAAAAACAGTATCAGAAAGATATTTTAGAAAGTCTTTCTGACGCAGTCATTTCTACCGATTTGCAGGGACGTATTGTCACGATTAATGATGCCGCCCTAGAGCTCTTGGGGTATCCCGCAGGTGAACATCACAATGAAACGATGCGACAACTCTGGGAATGTAAATTAGTGGATCGCCCGGTATGGGAAGTTGTCCCGATTGACAATTTACAGGCGCGTTTAGAGGACAGTTTGCAGTATGGTGCAAAATCCTATGTTCCGGAACAGGATCTACATTTAGCGTCCTATTGCCCGCCAGATAGGAGTTGTCTTTTAGCGGTTCCTCAACCGTTAGCGCCGGAAGAGTACCTCATTTGGAATGAAGAGGAAATTGCTGATCCTGCTTATTTACAGCCTATTGATCGCAATATTAATCTTAGTGTGAATCCCCTTACTAATGGTGAGGGTCAGGTGCGTGGTGGCTTGGTCGTCATTGAGGATATTAGTCAGGAGAAGCGCATGAAATCCACGCTATATCGGTATATGACACCGGGTGTAGCGGAGCAGGTTATGGCGCTTGGTGATGAAAATTTGATGGTGGGGGAACGTCGCGATGTGACGATTTTGTTTTCTGATATTCGAGGTTACACTACACTGACCGAAAATCTCGAAGCGACGGAAGTGGTCTCTTTGCTCAATCAATATTTTGAAACGATGGTGGAGTCGGTGTTTGACTACCATGGCACTTTGGATAAGTTTATTGGTGATGCGCTGATGGCGGTGTTTGGTGCGCCTTTACCTCTTGATGATCATGCTTGGATGTCTATTAAGTCTGCTTTGGACATGCGTCGCCGCCTTGATCGGTTTAATCATCGTCGTGTGGTGGATAATCAACCTCAAATTCAGTTTGGTATTGGGATTAGTTCGGGTGAGGTGGTATCTGGCAATATTGGCTCCCAAAAGCGTATGGATTATACGGTTATTGGTGATGGTGTTAATGTTAGTGCTCGCCTTGAAAGTCTGACGAAGCAATATCTCTGTGACATTATTATTAGTGAAGAAACACTGGCGCTGTGTGGCGATCGCCTCTGGGTACGGGAGCTAGACAAAATTCGTGTGAAGGGCAAAAGTAAGGCGACAAAAATCTATGAGGTGATTCAAGAAAGGGAACATCATTTGACGGACAATCATCATGAATTTCTTGATTTGTACCACCGGGGGCGGGCTGCCTATATGAACAAAGATTTCCAGCGGGCGATCGCCGCCTTTAAGCAAGCCCACAAAATCCATAAACATGACCAAGCGACTCTCATTCATTTGCGTCGGGCACAGCGCTTTTCTAATAACCCACCGGGAAAAAATTGGGATGGGATCTACACGATGCAAACGAAGTAA
- the lpxB gene encoding lipid-A-disaccharide synthase translates to MHIFISTGEVSGDLQGSLLVEALFRQAEALNIDLKITALGGDRMAAAGAELLGNTTRIGSIGLVESLPYIIPTLRVQGQAKRYLKQNPPDRIILIDYVGPNIAIGNFVRRRLPQVPVFYYIAPQAWVWSFNDRNTKAIAKVTDRILAIFPEEARYFAEYGIDVNYIGHPLVAKMKQCPNKMDARDKLGLNPDQKIVTLLPASRRQELKYLLPSIVGAAKILQQRIPNLKFLIPVALPHYRNAIATAVNEAGLNAILIENPHYAPVAIAAADVAITKSGTVNLEVALLDVPQVVLYKIHPLTAWIARWIVRFSIPFMSAVNLMLMRGIVPELWQEEASAENIAKEALSLIHAGDRRDQIFADYAEMRSVMGDGTACDVAARDILTTTISR, encoded by the coding sequence ATGCATATTTTTATTAGCACCGGGGAAGTATCCGGTGATTTACAGGGCAGTCTTTTAGTCGAAGCGCTATTTCGTCAGGCTGAGGCACTCAATATTGATCTAAAAATCACGGCGCTGGGGGGCGATCGCATGGCGGCGGCGGGGGCTGAACTGCTGGGGAATACCACCCGTATCGGCTCCATTGGTCTGGTGGAATCGTTACCCTATATTATTCCGACTTTACGGGTACAAGGACAGGCAAAACGTTATCTCAAGCAGAATCCCCCTGACCGGATTATTTTGATTGATTATGTCGGGCCGAATATTGCCATCGGTAATTTTGTGCGCCGTCGTTTGCCGCAGGTTCCTGTGTTTTATTATATTGCCCCCCAAGCTTGGGTCTGGTCGTTTAATGACCGCAATACTAAGGCGATCGCCAAGGTGACAGATCGTATTTTGGCGATTTTTCCTGAGGAAGCCCGTTATTTTGCCGAGTACGGCATTGACGTAAATTACATTGGCCATCCCCTTGTGGCAAAGATGAAGCAATGTCCGAATAAAATGGATGCCCGCGATAAATTAGGGCTAAATCCAGATCAAAAAATTGTGACGTTGTTACCGGCATCCCGTCGCCAAGAATTGAAATATCTATTGCCCAGTATTGTGGGGGCGGCCAAAATTCTCCAGCAACGTATCCCTAATCTGAAATTTTTAATTCCAGTCGCATTGCCCCATTACCGTAATGCCATTGCAACAGCCGTTAATGAGGCGGGTTTGAACGCGATTTTAATTGAGAATCCCCACTATGCTCCCGTGGCGATCGCCGCTGCAGATGTAGCGATCACAAAATCAGGCACAGTCAATCTAGAAGTTGCCCTGCTGGATGTGCCCCAGGTGGTGCTCTATAAAATCCATCCCCTCACCGCTTGGATTGCCCGATGGATTGTGCGTTTTTCGATCCCGTTTATGTCTGCGGTGAACTTGATGCTGATGCGTGGCATTGTGCCGGAATTGTGGCAGGAAGAAGCCTCCGCTGAAAATATTGCCAAAGAAGCCCTCAGCTTGATTCATGCGGGCGATCGCCGCGATCAGATCTTCGCCGATTATGCCGAAATGCGCTCCGTAATGGGTGATGGCACTGCCTGCGATGTGGCAGCACGGGACATCCTCACCACAACGATTTCACGCTAA
- the lpxA gene encoding acyl-ACP--UDP-N-acetylglucosamine O-acyltransferase, producing the protein MSTLIHPTAVVHPKAEIHPSVQIGPYAVIGEHVSIGAGSVIDAHVIINGRTTIGQGNRFYPGAAIGLEPQDLKYQGAASLVQIGDRNTFREYTTVNRATAEGEKTIIGNNNLLMAYVHVAHNCVLADNIVIANSVAIAGHVEIESRAVIGGMLGIHQFVHIGKMAMLGGMSRIDRDVPPFMLVEGNPSRVRSLNLVGLKRSGLNRAEMKLLKKAFRTLYSSDLKMSDAIAKLNTLGEHEHLHHLQTFLETALQPERRGLTPGKRS; encoded by the coding sequence TTGAGTACTCTGATTCATCCCACGGCAGTGGTACATCCAAAAGCCGAGATCCATCCGTCCGTCCAGATCGGCCCCTATGCTGTCATTGGTGAGCATGTCAGTATTGGTGCGGGTAGTGTTATCGATGCCCATGTGATAATCAACGGTCGCACAACGATTGGTCAAGGGAATCGTTTTTATCCGGGTGCTGCCATTGGTCTAGAGCCTCAAGATTTGAAATATCAAGGAGCTGCCAGTTTAGTCCAAATCGGCGATCGCAATACATTTCGGGAATATACAACGGTTAATCGGGCGACGGCAGAAGGGGAAAAGACCATTATTGGTAATAATAATTTGCTGATGGCCTATGTCCATGTTGCCCATAATTGTGTGCTTGCGGACAACATCGTTATTGCCAATAGTGTGGCGATCGCCGGCCATGTGGAGATTGAGTCCCGCGCAGTAATTGGCGGGATGTTAGGGATTCATCAGTTTGTGCATATTGGCAAAATGGCAATGTTGGGGGGCATGAGTCGCATTGATCGAGATGTGCCGCCGTTTATGTTGGTAGAAGGGAATCCTTCAAGGGTGCGATCACTCAACCTCGTTGGACTGAAGCGAAGCGGTCTTAATCGCGCTGAAATGAAATTATTAAAAAAAGCTTTTCGAACACTCTACAGCTCCGATCTAAAAATGTCCGATGCAATAGCCAAGCTAAATACCCTCGGTGAGCATGAACATCTCCACCATCTCCAAACTTTTCTTGAAACAGCCCTCCAACCGGAGCGACGCGGTTTAACGCCGGGGAAACGGAGTTAA
- the fabZ gene encoding 3-hydroxyacyl-ACP dehydratase FabZ: MTTENNGTLSQPIPVEEIQKFLPHRYPFALVDRILEYAPGEKAVGLKNITFNEPHFQGHIPNHPIMPGVLMVEAMAQVGGFILTQMPGMENTFFGFAGIDGVRFRRPVVPGDQLIMTVELITVKAKRIAKMKGTGTVDGKVAVSGEMLFSRLDFE; the protein is encoded by the coding sequence ATGACCACAGAAAATAACGGAACTTTATCCCAGCCCATTCCCGTCGAAGAGATTCAGAAATTCCTACCACACCGATACCCCTTTGCCCTCGTGGATCGCATCCTTGAGTATGCTCCCGGCGAAAAGGCCGTTGGCCTAAAAAATATCACCTTTAATGAGCCCCATTTCCAAGGTCATATTCCCAATCACCCGATTATGCCCGGTGTGCTGATGGTGGAAGCGATGGCACAGGTTGGCGGTTTTATTTTGACCCAGATGCCGGGGATGGAAAATACATTTTTTGGGTTTGCTGGCATTGATGGGGTGCGTTTCCGTCGTCCTGTTGTGCCGGGGGATCAGCTAATTATGACAGTGGAGTTGATTACGGTAAAAGCCAAGCGTATCGCCAAGATGAAAGGCACAGGTACAGTGGACGGTAAAGTTGCTGTTTCCGGTGAAATGCTCTTTTCGCGCCTTGATTTTGAATAG